Proteins encoded by one window of Mangrovibacterium diazotrophicum:
- a CDS encoding gamma-glutamyl-gamma-aminobutyrate hydrolase family protein (Members of this family of hydrolases with an active site Cys residue belong to MEROPS family C26.), which produces MKVKRIILQFLLIFNFFLSSPVFAQNFFNTDYDPEKTYILLTHPTIENIETIRYLIDKRLLFVGETEFIGIYFYAERYDYSQTIRYIRDNNLEKFHLQRLTGTLTIDNIFEPNDFTNNFDIMFSQSKGVFLFGGPDIQPEAYGEEKTLSEVTDPQRHLMELSLVFHLLGSNKNPNFTPFLERNPKYFVIGFCLGMQTMNVATGGTMIQDIPSELYNSKTPQEIVQLDRDNLHRNYWQEIFDNPQLTSFNFHPLRLEIGSFFQKEVGWKSNISPKVLSSHHQAVENLNDCWEITARSMDGKVIEGIRHKKYPNVFGVQFHPEVSSLYEDKEQYKFSPRDIPETYHQMIGKDGYKFHKLFWKRVSKAVN; this is translated from the coding sequence ATGAAAGTCAAAAGAATCATTCTGCAATTCTTATTGATCTTTAACTTTTTCCTCTCATCCCCGGTTTTTGCACAGAATTTCTTCAATACGGACTACGATCCTGAAAAAACATATATTCTGCTGACACACCCCACTATTGAGAATATTGAAACTATTCGTTACTTAATCGACAAGCGTTTGCTGTTTGTAGGAGAAACGGAATTTATTGGAATTTATTTTTATGCTGAGCGATATGATTATTCACAAACAATCCGATACATTCGCGACAACAACCTTGAAAAGTTTCACCTACAACGACTTACAGGCACTTTAACGATTGACAATATTTTCGAACCAAACGATTTCACCAACAATTTCGACATCATGTTCAGCCAGTCGAAAGGGGTTTTCCTCTTTGGCGGGCCCGATATACAACCCGAAGCATACGGCGAAGAAAAGACCTTATCGGAAGTCACTGATCCTCAGCGACACCTCATGGAACTGTCTCTGGTTTTTCACTTGCTGGGGAGTAACAAAAACCCCAATTTTACGCCTTTTCTGGAGCGAAACCCGAAGTATTTTGTGATTGGTTTCTGCCTGGGCATGCAAACGATGAACGTTGCCACCGGCGGCACCATGATCCAGGATATCCCCTCGGAACTCTATAATTCGAAAACTCCGCAGGAAATCGTGCAACTCGATCGGGATAACCTGCACCGCAATTACTGGCAGGAAATCTTCGACAATCCGCAACTCACGTCTTTCAACTTCCATCCGCTAAGGCTGGAAATCGGCAGCTTTTTCCAGAAAGAAGTGGGCTGGAAGAGCAATATTTCGCCCAAAGTGCTCAGTTCGCACCACCAGGCTGTTGAGAACCTGAACGACTGCTGGGAGATTACTGCCCGCTCTATGGACGGCAAAGTGATTGAAGGTATTCGCCATAAAAAATACCCCAACGTTTTCGGAGTGCAGTTCCACCCCGAGGTTTCCTCACTTTACGAAGACAAAGAACAGTACAAATTTTCGCCGCGCGACATCCCCGAGACCTATCACCAAATGATTGGGAAAGACGGCTACAAATTCCATAAACTTTTCTGGAAACGGGTTTCCAAAGCTGTAAATTAA
- a CDS encoding YitT family protein, whose amino-acid sequence MPFLQKEKLFSLGWFKDYSYITIGSFILAVGFVFFITPHKIVPGGLFGIAIVVHYLTAGMFELWPDGFPIGLFSLLVNIPLTIAGIKILGPRFGVKTVAGFVLSSVFIDWVTYMRIDAEAPLVHDVLLSCIFGGVLIGVGTGLIFKSRATSGGSDIIAMIIAKYTGMQLGQLMIYVDSAIVLLGLAAFQDWQIPLYSWLAIYITGKAIDVTLEGVSYHKALFIISAKHEEIKEKILIDLERGGTIFQGRGMFTNEEKQIIYTVVSRREVAILEKFISQVDPDAFITVMDTREILGEGFQSLKLKVDD is encoded by the coding sequence ATGCCATTCCTCCAAAAAGAAAAACTGTTCAGCCTCGGCTGGTTTAAGGACTACAGCTACATCACTATTGGCTCATTCATACTTGCGGTTGGGTTCGTCTTTTTCATTACCCCGCACAAAATCGTTCCCGGCGGCTTATTCGGTATCGCCATTGTTGTTCACTACTTGACAGCTGGCATGTTCGAACTCTGGCCCGACGGTTTCCCGATTGGTTTATTCAGTTTGCTGGTTAACATCCCGCTCACCATTGCCGGAATTAAAATTTTAGGCCCGCGGTTTGGTGTAAAAACGGTTGCCGGTTTTGTGCTTAGTTCCGTTTTCATCGACTGGGTTACCTACATGCGGATAGATGCTGAAGCGCCGCTCGTTCACGATGTATTGCTCTCCTGTATTTTCGGAGGTGTATTGATTGGCGTCGGTACTGGCTTAATTTTCAAATCACGCGCTACATCCGGCGGCTCGGATATCATTGCCATGATCATCGCGAAATATACCGGCATGCAACTCGGCCAGCTGATGATCTACGTCGACTCGGCCATTGTTTTGTTGGGTTTGGCTGCATTCCAGGATTGGCAAATTCCTCTTTACTCGTGGCTGGCCATTTACATCACCGGCAAAGCAATTGACGTAACATTGGAAGGGGTAAGCTACCACAAAGCACTTTTCATTATCTCGGCTAAACACGAAGAAATTAAAGAAAAGATATTGATAGACCTGGAACGTGGAGGAACCATCTTCCAGGGGCGTGGCATGTTCACCAACGAGGAAAAGCAAATTATTTACACCGTGGTCAGCCGGCGCGAAGTGGCTATTCTTGAAAAGTTTATCAGCCAGGTCGACCCCGACGCGTTCATCACGGTTATGGACACCCGCGAAATTTTAGGTGAAGGATTCCAATCGCTGAAACTCAAAGTCGACGATTAA
- a CDS encoding glycoside hydrolase family 16 protein — MSFKLFFLSTFKGLKNTAKVESKRDNLWSDYQLYIGLQDSEDLKLYQELDHFVNSEAFKKERSETMSMKFAGSEESKLINEYQKLEADSQLKDFYVTQHSADFQKYQQLEKSDKIKTFIQLKDYIQSKKYDADKAAFKSGEGKGGVATFEETEAYKKYQSYQELSKSADVMFWTEFPAAKSYKNYKDMVNSPKRIRYEELKAEVESDAFKAKKEFLEDPNRWEKTEAYQKEKKYQELKSEERFKVYEKYKKSDEFNFFVSHELLLEDHFEGGKLDESKWKPISQLADQTVGKNFSKAGDLQGYTNGENVLQDNSSLKLTVKYEKTDSLVWNFPVGFSPVSFDYSAGLLSSAESFHAKSGVLEAKIKYQPNKQLVDLFYLSDDKNSYRLNLLEAGTVCRFGVSQDKGSQHESLGGLSAGQFYIFRIEWGQGHISWKINNHEIYSVQQAVPDVPLRINMSSIVVEPPQGLPHHFEVDWVRLYRKK; from the coding sequence ATGTCATTTAAACTCTTTTTTCTCAGCACTTTCAAAGGCCTTAAAAATACAGCTAAGGTAGAAAGTAAACGGGATAATCTGTGGTCTGATTATCAGTTATATATTGGCCTTCAGGATTCGGAGGATCTGAAATTGTACCAGGAACTGGACCATTTTGTAAACTCGGAAGCGTTTAAAAAAGAGCGTTCCGAAACCATGTCGATGAAGTTTGCGGGAAGCGAAGAGTCTAAATTGATCAATGAATATCAGAAGCTGGAAGCCGACAGCCAATTGAAGGATTTTTATGTAACACAGCATTCTGCCGATTTTCAAAAATACCAGCAGCTGGAGAAGAGCGACAAAATCAAAACGTTCATTCAGCTGAAGGATTACATCCAGAGTAAAAAGTACGATGCGGATAAAGCGGCTTTTAAAAGCGGTGAAGGAAAAGGCGGCGTTGCAACCTTTGAAGAAACTGAAGCTTACAAAAAATACCAGAGCTATCAGGAACTATCGAAGTCAGCAGATGTGATGTTCTGGACCGAGTTCCCGGCAGCGAAATCCTACAAGAACTACAAGGATATGGTCAACTCTCCGAAGCGGATTCGCTACGAGGAATTGAAAGCCGAGGTTGAATCAGACGCTTTTAAAGCCAAAAAGGAATTTTTGGAAGACCCGAATCGCTGGGAAAAAACAGAGGCCTATCAAAAAGAAAAGAAATACCAGGAGTTGAAAAGTGAGGAACGTTTCAAAGTTTATGAGAAATACAAGAAATCCGATGAGTTCAATTTCTTTGTGAGTCACGAACTGTTGCTGGAAGATCATTTCGAAGGCGGTAAACTGGACGAAAGCAAATGGAAACCGATTAGCCAACTGGCTGATCAGACCGTAGGGAAAAACTTTTCTAAGGCTGGCGATTTGCAGGGCTACACCAACGGTGAAAACGTTTTGCAGGATAACAGCTCGCTTAAATTGACAGTGAAGTACGAGAAAACCGATTCGTTGGTTTGGAATTTTCCGGTTGGATTCAGCCCGGTTAGTTTCGATTATTCAGCCGGTTTGCTGAGCAGCGCCGAAAGTTTCCACGCGAAAAGTGGCGTGCTGGAAGCGAAAATCAAGTACCAACCCAATAAACAGCTGGTCGATCTGTTCTACCTGTCGGACGACAAGAACAGCTATCGTTTGAATTTGCTGGAAGCCGGAACGGTTTGCCGTTTTGGTGTTAGCCAGGACAAAGGCTCGCAGCACGAATCGCTGGGAGGTCTGTCTGCCGGACAGTTCTATATTTTCAGAATTGAATGGGGCCAAGGGCACATTAGCTGGAAAATTAACAACCACGAAATTTACAGCGTTCAGCAAGCGGTGCCGGATGTCCCGCTTCGGATCAACATGAGCTCCATTGTGGTTGAACCACCGCAGGGATTGCCTCACCATTTTGAAGTTGACTGGGTACGGTTGTACCGCAAAAAATAA
- a CDS encoding patatin-like phospholipase family protein, whose amino-acid sequence MKTRAFCLLATFILLFHSLSAQKVAVVLSGGGAKGLAHIGVIRALEENNIPIDYVAGTSMGAIVAGLYAAGYTPDQMEELFKSDQFKFWSTGKIQEEYRYYYSKLEESPAWLSLDVKKRDNKLKIIFPTNIIPEGQMDFAFMELFATTNAACNYDFNKLFVPFFCVATDAYNNTEVQLSSGDLGEAVRASMTIPFYFKPIEIDSTLVFDGGLVNNFPVKNVLDTFNPDVIIGHKVASNAARPGEDDIMGQIENLLMKKTDYEIPKDKGILIESTFDDIGLLDFDKIEQIDQEGYDHTMALIDSIKGRISRRVPIDDVMKRREKFNKCKPKLKFQNVQVEGVRDPLQRKYIIMNLKHRSDTIGIEELRQQYFKLVSDPQIKSIRPVSFYNPHTGFFDLHLRVKPNNQMEIQIGGNVSTKPINQGFLSLDYRFFKNRAYTLSTNIYFGRFYNSVKVGGRIDFPSKLPMYLSGYLTFNRWEYYPTESEFFFPTASLPTVVLDENNLRFELGVPVGTRGKLMLRSSFNNENEKYYLSSLVLKDDKADETAFKTFASALVFEENSFNNIQFADEGIASQLGLTFVTGEEKYSPGTTSSEAGLSNASDGHSFLRFHGLYDNYLPLSHRFTLGVYGEGTYTNKNLFSNYAASILSAPSFEPTPFSRSLIISDFRANSFVSGGLKSILRLGDQLHLRVEGYGFLPLQAIKANDVYAQYQDFDFGETKFMGLGGLVYQSAIGPVSLTANYFENASTKWFVVFSFGYVLFNKRGY is encoded by the coding sequence ATGAAAACCCGAGCCTTTTGCCTTTTAGCTACATTCATTCTCCTTTTTCATTCACTTTCAGCACAAAAAGTAGCCGTCGTACTCAGTGGCGGCGGTGCTAAAGGCCTGGCTCACATTGGAGTGATCCGCGCTTTGGAGGAAAACAACATCCCCATCGACTATGTCGCCGGAACTTCGATGGGAGCTATTGTGGCTGGCTTGTATGCTGCCGGGTACACGCCCGACCAAATGGAGGAGCTCTTCAAATCGGATCAGTTCAAATTTTGGTCAACCGGCAAAATCCAGGAAGAGTACCGCTACTACTACAGCAAGCTGGAAGAATCGCCGGCATGGCTGAGCCTCGACGTTAAAAAGCGCGACAACAAGCTCAAGATTATTTTTCCGACCAACATCATCCCCGAAGGACAGATGGATTTTGCGTTTATGGAGCTTTTCGCAACGACAAATGCAGCCTGTAACTACGATTTCAACAAGCTGTTTGTGCCCTTTTTCTGTGTAGCTACCGATGCTTATAACAACACCGAAGTCCAGCTCAGCTCAGGTGATCTTGGCGAAGCAGTGCGAGCATCGATGACAATACCATTCTATTTCAAACCCATTGAAATAGACAGCACTCTGGTCTTCGACGGTGGATTGGTTAACAACTTCCCGGTAAAAAACGTGCTCGACACCTTCAACCCGGATGTCATTATCGGGCACAAAGTGGCCAGCAATGCCGCTCGTCCCGGCGAAGATGACATCATGGGACAGATTGAAAACCTGTTGATGAAAAAAACCGATTACGAGATCCCGAAAGACAAGGGAATCCTGATCGAATCAACTTTCGACGATATTGGGCTACTCGACTTTGATAAAATTGAGCAGATTGACCAGGAAGGATACGACCATACCATGGCGTTAATCGACAGCATCAAAGGACGGATAAGCCGACGCGTACCGATTGACGACGTCATGAAACGCCGTGAAAAATTCAACAAGTGCAAACCGAAATTAAAATTCCAAAACGTACAGGTTGAAGGTGTCCGCGATCCGCTGCAACGGAAATATATCATCATGAACCTGAAACACCGCTCCGACACGATTGGCATTGAGGAGCTTCGTCAACAATATTTTAAACTGGTATCCGATCCGCAAATCAAGTCAATACGGCCGGTATCTTTTTATAACCCGCACACCGGATTTTTCGACCTTCACCTTCGCGTAAAACCGAATAATCAGATGGAAATTCAAATAGGCGGCAATGTATCCACCAAGCCGATCAACCAGGGTTTTCTGAGTCTCGATTATCGTTTCTTTAAAAACCGAGCCTACACGTTGAGTACTAACATTTATTTCGGGCGTTTTTACAACTCGGTGAAAGTTGGAGGAAGAATTGACTTTCCGTCAAAATTACCGATGTATCTGTCGGGTTACCTTACCTTTAACCGATGGGAATACTACCCCACCGAAAGTGAATTCTTTTTCCCCACAGCCTCACTACCAACCGTCGTCTTGGATGAAAATAACCTGCGTTTTGAGCTAGGAGTTCCCGTTGGTACACGAGGTAAATTAATGCTTCGGAGTAGCTTCAACAATGAAAATGAAAAATATTACCTCAGCTCCCTGGTATTAAAAGATGACAAAGCCGACGAAACGGCTTTCAAAACCTTTGCAAGCGCGCTTGTTTTCGAAGAGAACAGTTTCAACAACATTCAGTTTGCCGACGAGGGAATCGCCAGCCAGCTTGGTCTGACATTTGTCACCGGCGAAGAAAAATATTCTCCGGGAACGACCTCCTCGGAAGCAGGCCTGTCGAACGCGAGCGACGGACACTCGTTCTTGCGTTTTCACGGGCTGTACGACAACTATCTTCCGCTAAGCCACAGGTTCACCTTGGGGGTATACGGTGAAGGAACCTACACCAACAAAAATCTGTTTTCAAATTACGCGGCTTCCATTTTGTCCGCACCTTCGTTTGAACCGACGCCCTTCAGTAGATCACTTATCATTAGCGATTTCAGAGCAAACAGTTTTGTTTCCGGGGGGCTTAAATCGATTTTAAGGCTGGGCGACCAACTTCATTTACGGGTAGAAGGCTACGGTTTTCTTCCGCTGCAAGCAATTAAAGCCAATGACGTTTATGCGCAATATCAGGACTTTGATTTCGGTGAAACGAAGTTCATGGGCTTGGGAGGTTTGGTTTACCAATCCGCGATTGGACCGGTTAGCTTAACTGCAAACTATTTTGAAAATGCGAGCACCAAATGGTTCGTCGTTTTCAGTTTCGGATATGTATTATTCAACAAACGCGGCTATTAG